The following coding sequences lie in one Rutidosis leptorrhynchoides isolate AG116_Rl617_1_P2 chromosome 4, CSIRO_AGI_Rlap_v1, whole genome shotgun sequence genomic window:
- the LOC139841274 gene encoding gamma-interferon-responsive lysosomal thiol protein-like encodes MFRSNLLLVIVIVSLAANLSTSVSLLSSNEQKVKLALYCEALCPTSASFIINYLYKIIENGLISIVDLELSPYGNAKISANGTIVCQLGEWECMLNTVEACAIQTWPSVSDHFPFVYCIEKLAYENKYTEWETCFEKLNLDPKPVADCYGSGFGYELELQYAQETKMLQPAHTYVPWGVVDGQPLYDDFTEFISYICKAYKGSNVPNACLDVSHPIGAPKNAKPRNDECYKDEENAKSRSTLLEIILAIVASWMPNVGTADSM; translated from the exons ATGTTCCGATCAAATTTGCTACTAGTAATTGTAATCGTGTCGTTAGCTGCAAATCTCTCCACCTCGGTATCGTTGTTGTCATCGAACGAGCAAAAAGTGAAGTTGGCGTTATATTGTGAAGCTTTGTGTCCGACTTCTGCGAGTTTCATAATCAACTATTTGTATAAGATTATTGAAAATGGACTAATTTCGATAGTTGATCTTGAGCTTAGTCCTTATGGAAATGCAAAGATAAGTGCCAATGGCACCATTGTTTGCCAG CTTGGTGAATGGGAGTGTATGCTTAATACTGTTGAGGCCTGTGCAATTCAAACCTGGCCATCTGTA AGTGACCACTTCCCATTTGTGTATTGCATCGAAAAACTGGCTTATGAAAACAAGTATACAGAATGGGAAACGTGTTTTGAGAAGCTAAATTTGGACCCAAAACCTGTTGCAGATTGTTATGGTAGTGGTTTTGGATATGAG CTTGAGCTACAATATGCACAAGAAACAAAAATGCTACAACCTGCTCATACTTATGTTCCATGGGGGGTTGTTGATGGACAACCGCTTTACGAT GATTTCACAGAATTCATAAGCTACATATGTAAAGCTTATAAAGGCTCGAATGTGCCTAATGCGTGCCTCGATGTATCTCACCCCATTGGTGCTCCAAAGAACGCAAAACCTAGGAATGATGAGTGTTACAAAGATGAAGAAAACGCGAAGTCAAGGTCAACCCTTTTGGAAATCATCTTAGCAATAGTAGCTTCTTGGATGCCCAATGTTGGCACGGCAGATTCCATGTAA